The Lucilia cuprina isolate Lc7/37 chromosome 5, ASM2204524v1, whole genome shotgun sequence genome includes a window with the following:
- the LOC111683881 gene encoding adenosine deaminase 2-like, translating to MQTFKFLVTLAVLILLGPSEGRRLNIRANNLVQQPPQVEQQDSTPRRLSPEAYNSLRDIFFRYEESKTLGADIVLNQKELQANQIIMEVKTKEYEEGLITPHLFAPSQHLFAVLDEIKESPLFKYISTLPKGAVLHAHDTALCSTEYIIKLTYRENLWVCQSNEDQSPVGLLFSKEQPSPDTENNCSWELLSKVRNSQGADKVDTYLREHLTLYPTMKFVDNNEAWENFMGIFGLLGGLLTYAPVWSDYFYNALEEFRADGVQYMELRTTLPVLYDLQGTKYTALDTAKTYKDTLDIFMKEYPDFIGAKLIYAPVRNVDNKTFDEYVDILLKAKEKYPDLIAGFDLVGQEEMGRPLKDFIPQLLSLPDNIDFYFHAGETNWFGSSVDENLIDAILLGTKRIGHGFALVKHPLVLQILKERNIAVEVNPISNQVLQLVSDYRNHPCSYFFADNYPVVISSDDPSFWKATPLSHDFYIAFLGIASAHSDLRLLKKLALNSINYSSMSSEQKVVAMQKWQEQWDTYIDSVLNKNPSNSADQIRLKTNKID from the exons atgcaaACATTTAAGTTCTTAGTAACACTTGCGGTCCTTATATTATTGGGCCCTAGTGAGGGCCGCCGTTTAAACATCAGAGCCAATAATTTGGTACAACAACCACCTCAAGTTGAACAACAAGACTCAACTCCACGCAGACTTTCACCCGAGGCCTATAATTCTCTGCGTGATATCTTCTTTCGTTATGAAGAATCTAAAACTCTGGGAGCCGATATAGTTTTGAATCAAAAAGAACTACAAGCCAATCAAATTATAATGGAAGTCAAGACAAAAGAATATGAGGAGGGTTTAATAACGCCCCATTTATTTGCCCCCTCTCAGCATTTGTTTGCTGTTTTAGATGAAATCAAAGAATCGCCCCTTTTTAAGTATATATCCACCCTGCCTAAGGGAGCTGTACTACATGCTCATGATACCGCTTTATGTAGTACggaatatataataaaacttacATACCGTGAAAATCTATGGGTATGCCAGTCGAATGAGGATCAAAGTCCCGTCggtttattattttcgaaagaACAACCTTCACCAGATACAGAAAACAACTGCAGTTGGGAGCTGTTGTCGAAAGTAAGGAATTCACAAGGAGCCGATAAGGTTGATACATATTTGCGTGAACATTTGACTTTGTATCCAACAATGAAATTTGTCGATAACAATGAGGCCTGGGAGAATTTTATGGGTATATTTGGTCTTTTGGGCGGTTTATTAACATATGCTCCCGTCTGGTCGGATTATTTCTATAATGCTTTAGAAGAGTTTCGTGCTGATGGTGTACAATATATGGAACTTCGTACAACATTGCCAGTT CTTTATGATTTACAAGGTACCAAGTACACGGCACTCGATACAGCGAAAACCTATAAGGACACATTGGATATATTTATGAAAGAATATCCAGATTTTATAGGAGCCAAATTGATCTATGCACCCGTACGTAATGTAGACAATAAAACTTTTGATGAATATGTAGACATATTGTTGAAGGCAAAG GAAAAATATCCCGATTTAATAGCCGGTTTCGATTTGGTGGGTCAAGAAGAAATGGGTCGAccacttaaagattttataCCTCAACTATTAAGTTTGCCcgataatattgatttttattttcatgctGGTGAAACTAACTGGTTCGGTTCTTCGGTAGATGAAAATCTAATAGATGCCATTCTATTGGGTACAAAACGTATAGGTCATGGGTTTGCTTTAGTTAAACATCCTTTGGTATTGCAAATCCTAAAGGAACGCAATATAGCCGTAGAAGTTAATCCCATATCTAATCAGGTTCTACAATTGGTATCAGATTATCGTAATCATCCCTGTTCTTACTTTTTTGCGGATAACTATCCAGTGGTTATATCCTCAGATGATCCTTCTTTCTGGAAAGCTACACCGTTATCACATGATTTTTATATAGCATTCTTGGGTATAGCGTCAGCACATTCAGATTTAAGATTGCTCAAGAAATTAGCTTTAAACTCTATTAACTATAGTTCCATGAGCTCGGAACAAAAAGTGGTGGCTATGCAGAAATGGCAAGAGCAATGGGATACTTATATAGACAgtgttctaaataaaaatccctCTAATAGTGCCGATCAAATAcgattgaaaacaaataaaatcgatTGA
- the LOC111683882 gene encoding uncharacterized protein LOC111683882 — MYGTIVSLPNYHFNDIKFILPDYPSQLLTPRRSAKTLTTHLQDLNHDCLREIFQHLDLAAQFSLLKSSQQFYDIILYDIWYPYYDEIFDLSKDLSIATQTKDFQMDFLSLILNNFSRVQGIVLEIFQKYMNKFNNKEFPQVLTLKILNTKNSITENNILDLQHIYKFPYLQELQLEDICIEFSLKECLIPLKVLTLKNVTVLNANEGDLLKIILSSNLERLTLLTLPSEHFAFTNFSEISKCLQLKELTLSLHYLHEPRLLDYILDLPSLQILTLESKDNFYFSSKDHTILYVTLKIFSQNPYKSIRGLQLNGMPEKIFYMCPYLQDIKTLNWFVTKIFHRKLDGSVEWKSDVPQVIKSFYDFVVDNGCLKNLHVKDNIFHKKRVIKDADFENKLQELRESKGFQRLNIISNYKKSDVSKVFYDLPEGGVRFFIESRE; from the exons ATGTATGGAACTATAGTT TCACTTCCTAATTATCACTTTAATGATATCAAATTTATTCTTCCAGATTACCCTAGTCAACTACTGACACCCCGACGTTCAGCAAAAACACTTACCACCCATCTACAAGATCTAAACCACGACtgtttaagagaaattttccaacATTTGGACTTAGCTGCACAATTTTCCCTACTCAAATCATCACAACAATTTTACGATATAATACTTTACGATATTTGGTATCCTTATTATGATGAAATCTTCGATTTAAGCAAAGATTTGTCCATTGCCACACAAACCAAAGATTTTCAAAtggattttttaagtttaatattaaataatttttcccgAGTACAAggcatagttttagaaatatttcaaaaatatatgaataaatttaataacaaagaaTTTCCGCAAGTATTaactttaaagatattaaataccaaaaattcaattacagaaaataatatattagatTTACAACATATTTATAAGTTTCCCTATTTACAGGAATTACAATTAGAAGATATTTGTATAGAGTTCTCTTTGAAGGAATGTTTGATACCCTTAAAAGTGTTAACCTTAAAAAACGTTACTGTACTAAATGCTAATGAAggagatttattaaaaataattttatctagCAATTTGGAAAGATTAACTTTACTAACGTTGCCCAGTGAGCATTTtgcatttacaaattttagcGAGATATCTAAATGTCTGCAGTTAAAAGAATTAACATTaagtttacattatttacatgaaCCTAGAttattagactatatattagatctACCCTCATTACAGATATTGACTTTAGAGTCTAaggataatttttatttctcatCCAAAGATCATACCATATTATATGTTACCCTTAAGATATTCTCACAAAATCCTTATAAATCTATTAGAGGCCTGCAGCTCAATGGAATGCCGGAGAAGATATTTTATATGTGTCCATATCTACAAGATATCAAAACACTAAATTGGTTTGTTACCAAAATTTTTCACCGCAAATTGGACGGTTCAGTGGAATGGAAATCGGATGTGCCGCAAGTTATAAAATCGTTCTATGATTTTGTGGTGGATAATGGATGTCTGAAGAACTTGCATGTAAAAgataatattttccataaaaagcgAGTAATAAAAGATGCGgattttgaaaacaaacttCAAGAACTGAGAGAATCGAAGGGGTTTCAAAGACTGAatattattagtaattataaaaaatctgatGTAAGTAAAGTATTTTACGATCTGCCAGAAGGCGGTGTAAGATTCTTTATTGAAAGTAgagaataa